A stretch of Vigna angularis cultivar LongXiaoDou No.4 chromosome 4, ASM1680809v1, whole genome shotgun sequence DNA encodes these proteins:
- the LOC108331362 gene encoding B3 domain-containing protein At2g33720 produces MSNPGDEKELCQKKRKSTICEASNFRTSRRRFCSSNQIEEEMNKGVSTTLKLYDDPWKIKKTLTDSDLGILSRLLLAADLVKKQILPMLGADHARAAETEEGTPVRVWDMDTKSMHQLVLKRWSSSKSYVLIGKWNQDFVRRRDLKKGDEIGFHWDPYNCIFNFCVLKRAMPDN; encoded by the coding sequence ATGAGCAACCCTGGAGATGAAAAGGAGCTGTGTCAAAAGAAGAGGAAATCCACCATTTGTGAAGCCTCTAACTTTAGGACATCGAGGAGAAGATTCTGCAGCAGCAACCAAATTGAAGAGGAGATGAACAAGGGAGTTTCAACAACATTGAAGCTTTACGATGACCCATGGAAGATCAAGAAGACTCTAACTGATAGTGATTTGGGAATCCTAAGTAGACTCTTGCTGGCTGCAGATTTGGTGAAGAAACAAATTTTGCCTATGTTGGGTGCAGATCATGCAAGAGCTGCTGAAACTGAAGAAGGTACCCCAGTTAGAGTTTGGGACATGGACACCAAATCCATGCACCAACTCGTCCTAAAGCGATGGTCTTCATCCAAGAGCTATGTTCTTATTGGAAAGTGGAACCAAGACTTCGTCAGAAGAAGAGATCTAAAGAAAGGTGATGAGATCGGATTTCATTGGGATCCATATAATTGCATTTTCAATTTCTGTGTTCTCAAACGAGCTATGCCAGATAATTAA
- the LOC108322559 gene encoding uncharacterized protein LOC108322559, producing MKKMKGVVSVEYTPSAVYEDQTVSFRHQSLLHDYEDLQEETNATRMKLQAAKQKISILSAELGFLRQRYRYLMQNPSPKQDISHQQKLKVHATLIRKGKKYNRKESTLHPGTTSHLNSKGRISDRVASTVQKTVMFDLNQNALSLSKKELYFLNSAPVAYLKHEDGIHSGKEASKKSISKFFDLNQISREEEEFLGIEAMRVEEQKRIIEEQHNDMKLSVCRNVGNGSNSAVKRKISWQDQVVLRVGI from the exons atgaagaagatgaaagggGTTGTGTCTGTGGAGTATACACCTTCTGCTGTGTATGAGGATCAGACGGTTAGTTTCAGGCATCAGAGTCTTTTGCACGACTATGAAGACCTGCAGGAG GAAACAAATGCCACGAGAATGAAACTGCAGGCTGCGAAGCAGAAAATTTCGATACTGTCAGCAGAACTTGG ATTTTTGAGGCAACGTTACAGATATTTGATGCAAAATCCTTCTCCAAAGCAAGACATTTCACACCAGCAAAAGCTTAAAGTCCATGCTACCCTTATCCGAAAGGGCAAGAAATATAATAGAAAGGAATCTACTTTGCACCCTGGCACAACCTCTCATTTGAATTCTAAAGGAAGGATTTCCGATAGAGTTGCGAGCACAGTGCAAAAAACAGTTATGTTTGATTTAAACCAGAACGCTTTGAGTCTTAGTAAAAAGGagctttattttcttaattctgCTCCAGTGGCTTACTTAAAACACGAAGATGGAATTCATAGTGGTAAAGAAGCCTCAAAGAAGAGCATCAGTAAATTTTTTGACTTGAACCAGATTTCG AGAGAAGAGGAGGAATTCCTGGGTATTGAGGCCATGAGGGTTGAAGAACAAAAGAGAATTATCGAAGAACAGCACAATGACATGAAGTTGTCAGTTTGTAGAAATGTTGGAAATGGTTCAAACAGTGCAGTGAAGAGGAAGATCTCTTGGCAAGATCAGGTGGTATTGAGGGTTGGAATTTAA